The following proteins come from a genomic window of Iamia sp. SCSIO 61187:
- a CDS encoding phenylalanine 4-monooxygenase, with amino-acid sequence MQAPTAAGLLALPDDHPGVSDVAYRQRRAAIAAVGEAHVPGAPIPTVAYAPEEDAVWRTVSSELGVLHETLAVEAYRSGVAALALPTDVVPQLGPVSERLTELTGWSITPVPGLVPTRTFYGALAERRFCSTQYIRHHSVPFYTPEPDVVHELIGHANALAEPRFAGLYELAGQASLRCETDAALEAFSRVFWFSLEFGVAWEDGELRAYGAGLLSSYGEVQAFRSAEVRPLDVAAMATLDYDITQYQPVLFAADSFAHAHEVLATFFAGWDDDAHHRLLAGG; translated from the coding sequence ATGCAGGCCCCCACCGCCGCCGGCCTCCTCGCCCTGCCCGACGACCACCCGGGCGTCAGCGACGTGGCCTACCGCCAGCGCCGGGCGGCGATCGCCGCCGTGGGCGAGGCCCACGTGCCCGGCGCCCCCATCCCCACCGTGGCCTACGCCCCCGAGGAGGACGCCGTGTGGCGGACCGTCTCCTCCGAGCTGGGCGTGCTCCACGAGACCCTGGCCGTCGAGGCGTACCGGTCCGGCGTCGCCGCCCTCGCCCTCCCGACCGACGTGGTGCCCCAGCTCGGGCCCGTGTCCGAGCGCCTGACCGAGCTCACGGGCTGGTCGATCACCCCCGTGCCCGGCCTGGTCCCCACCCGGACCTTCTACGGCGCCCTGGCCGAGCGACGCTTCTGCTCCACCCAGTACATCCGCCACCACTCGGTCCCCTTCTACACACCCGAGCCCGACGTGGTGCACGAGCTGATCGGGCACGCCAACGCCCTGGCCGAGCCCCGCTTCGCCGGCCTCTACGAGCTGGCCGGCCAGGCGTCGCTCCGGTGCGAGACCGACGCCGCCCTCGAGGCCTTCAGCCGGGTGTTCTGGTTCAGCCTCGAGTTCGGGGTGGCGTGGGAGGACGGCGAGCTGCGGGCCTACGGCGCCGGGCTGCTGTCGTCCTACGGCGAGGTGCAGGCCTTCCGCTCGGCCGAGGTCCGGCCCCTCGACGTGGCGGCCATGGCGACCCTCGACTACGACATCACCCAGTACCAGCCGGTGCTGTTCGCGGCGGACTCCTTCGCCCACGCCCACGAGGTGCTCGCCACCTTCTTCGCCGGCTGGGACGACGACGCCCACCACCGCCTCCTCGCCGGGGGCTGA
- a CDS encoding Lrp/AsnC family transcriptional regulator gives MTGQPLDDIDRRIVTLLQDDGRMAVNELARRAGIGRATAYARLEGLRARGVITGFRAEVDPAAAGNGLAAYVFVDVEQQRWTQARAALVELPGLVHLSLTSGAHDAVLLVRCPDIDTLRDVVLVRLHEIPEVRSAQTLFVLDEERLPPLPPA, from the coding sequence GTGACCGGACAGCCACTCGACGACATCGACCGCCGGATCGTGACCCTCCTCCAAGACGACGGGCGGATGGCGGTCAACGAGCTGGCCCGCCGGGCCGGGATCGGGCGGGCGACGGCCTACGCCCGGCTCGAGGGGCTCCGGGCCCGAGGTGTCATCACCGGGTTCCGGGCCGAGGTCGACCCCGCCGCGGCCGGCAACGGGCTGGCCGCCTACGTCTTCGTCGACGTCGAGCAGCAGCGCTGGACCCAGGCCCGGGCTGCCCTCGTGGAGCTGCCCGGGCTGGTGCACCTCAGCCTGACGAGCGGCGCCCACGACGCCGTGCTGCTCGTCCGCTGCCCCGACATCGACACCCTGCGCGACGTGGTGCTGGTGCGCCTCCACGAGATCCCCGAGGTCCGCTCGGCCCAGACCCTCTTCGTCCTCGACGAGGAGCGCCTCCCACCCCTCCCCCCGGCCTGA